One region of Juglans microcarpa x Juglans regia isolate MS1-56 chromosome 7S, Jm3101_v1.0, whole genome shotgun sequence genomic DNA includes:
- the LOC121241677 gene encoding uncharacterized protein LOC121241677, which translates to MGNLHRSGVFRKSSNDGARLIIMTIIGIVLGFFIGASIPSVSLTKINLPSSLLSSLDVAIIDFHRSTGSKSLESVGSGNLPKIYVPTNPRGAESLPPGIIVPESDLFPRRLWGKPSEDLKKKPKYLVTFTVGLNQRKNIDAAVKKFSGDFMIMLFHYDGRTSEWDQFQWSKSAIHVSVRRQTKWWYAKRFLHPDVVSAFEYIFIWDEDLGVEHFNGDKFIELVKKHGLEISQPGLEPNNGLTWEMTKRRGNSEVHMVTDEKPGWCSDPHLPPCAAFVEIMAPVFSREAWRCVWHMIQNDLVHGWGLDFALRRCVEPAHEKIGVVDSQWIVHQVIPSLGSQGQSENGKAPWEGVRARCRNEWAEFQSRLSNADKAYLAQSGKD; encoded by the exons ATGGGGAATCTACACCGTAG TGGAGTTTTTAGGAAATCAAGCAACGATGGCGCTAGGCTTATAATAATGACAATTATTGGAATCGTCTTAGGATTTTTTATTGGTGCTTCCATTCCATCTGTTTCTCTAACCAAG ATCAACTTACCTTCAAGCCTTCTATCATCTCTTGACGTAGCCATCATTGACTTTCATAGATCCACTGGAAGCAAATCTCTTGAAAGTGTTGGATCTGGCAATTTACCCAAG ATATATGTGCCAACAAATCCTCGCGGGGCAGAGTCATTACCTCCAGGAATTATTGTACCAGAGTCTGATCTTTTTCCACGAAGATTATGGGGCAAACCCAGTGAG GATCTGAAGAAAAAGCCAAAATACTTGGTAACATTTACTGTTGGTCTTAACCAGAGAAAGAACATTGATGCAGCAGTTAAAAAG ttttctGGGGATTTCATGATTATGCTCTTTCATTATGATGGCCGGACAAGTGAATGGGATCAATTTCAGTGGTCCAAGAGTGCAATCCATGTCAGTGTTCGGAGACAAACAAAATG GTGGTACGCGAAACGATTTTTGCATCCTGATGTTGTTTCAgcttttgaatatatttttatctggGATGAAGATCTTGGAGTGGAACACTTTAATGGAGATAA GTTCATTGAGTTGGTTAAGAAACATGGCTTGGAGATTTCTCAACCTGGTCTTGAGCCTAATAACGGACTAACATGGGAAATGACAAAGAGGAGAGGTAACAGTGAAGTTCACAT GGTTACAGATGAGAAGCCAGGCTGGTGTAGTGACCCACACTTGCCTCCTTGTGCTgc GTTTGTAGAAATTATGGCCCCTGTCTTTTCTCGGGAAGCTTGGCGTTGCGTGTGGCATATGATTCAG AATGATTTAGTACATGGATGGGGATTAGATTTTGCTCTCAGAAGATGCGTAGAG CCTGCACATGAAAAAATTGGGGTCGTTGATTCGCAGTGGATTGTACATCAAGTAATACCTTCTCTTGGAAGCCAG GGCCAGTCCGAGAATGGGAAAGCTCCATGGGAAGGG GTGAGAGCGAGATGTAGAAATGAGTGGGCTGAGTTTCAGTCTCGCCTCTCCAATGCAGATAAAGCATACCTTGCTCAGAGTGGGAAggattaa